In Corynebacterium nuruki S6-4, the following proteins share a genomic window:
- a CDS encoding DUF732 domain-containing protein: MKNRILTLACAVALGGGLLVACGDDGSTVDSSDVSSTPSVAPGGTRSSGSASATSPVETTTPSPHSGNGEDAAAGITEVTELPPESAVRNDKDHKFLDELKSNGLEIKDQIVQDQVIAVANDYCRSQSSGEDTGFILAVAGQLQGQGVTDKDPEQVASVIRDAASSTYCGA, translated from the coding sequence ATGAAGAACCGCATCCTCACACTCGCCTGCGCCGTGGCCCTCGGCGGCGGCCTGCTGGTCGCCTGCGGGGACGACGGCTCGACGGTCGACAGCAGCGACGTCAGCTCGACGCCCAGCGTGGCACCGGGCGGGACCCGCAGTTCCGGATCGGCGTCCGCCACGTCCCCGGTGGAGACCACCACACCGTCGCCGCACTCCGGTAACGGGGAGGACGCCGCCGCCGGGATCACGGAGGTCACCGAGCTGCCCCCCGAGTCCGCCGTGCGCAACGACAAGGACCACAAGTTCCTCGACGAGCTCAAGAGCAACGGCCTGGAGATCAAGGACCAGATCGTCCAGGACCAGGTCATCGCCGTGGCGAACGACTACTGCCGCAGCCAGTCCTCCGGGGAGGACACGGGCTTCATCCTCGCCGTCGCCGGCCAGCTGCAGGGGCAGGGCGTGACCGACAAGGACCCGGAGCAGGTGGCCTCCGTCATCCGGGACGCCGCCTCCTCGACCTACTGCGGCGCCTAG
- a CDS encoding alpha/beta hydrolase: protein MAAALTVHPALAAADDLPTDSGNAGSAGSAGSSGGDASLSDQIAGSSIHPDQSSVPQDPPAVPDGVRITRVDDLDGDPQGRVKSVHITSPAMKFDDMVVEMILAKDWYTHPDESFPSLWGLNGLYGSEEHSAWLPKDRGDALTHYADKNINVVLPVGGYASFYTDWEKPDLGAQLNWETFLTKELPGLLARDMRSNNHRGIMGVSMGATASMLLAERHPDLFQFAGSMSGFLDTTSPGMPEAIGTEMQTYGRTATNMWGPYYSQGWRDHDPKLMIGNLRNTAVFVSAGTGVPYPGEGYGDPSIDQINQATEAVARLNAQTFLTQAAFAGVKVQSNLRPAGSHNWMSWQKDLETAWPLIASSLGIEE from the coding sequence ATGGCCGCCGCCCTCACTGTCCACCCTGCCCTCGCCGCCGCCGATGATCTGCCGACGGACTCAGGAAATGCCGGGAGCGCCGGTAGCGCAGGAAGCTCCGGCGGGGATGCGTCCCTGTCCGACCAGATCGCCGGATCGAGCATCCACCCGGATCAGTCGAGCGTCCCGCAGGACCCGCCCGCCGTGCCTGACGGGGTGCGCATCACCCGGGTCGACGATCTCGACGGGGATCCTCAGGGACGCGTCAAGAGCGTCCACATCACGTCCCCCGCCATGAAGTTCGACGACATGGTCGTCGAGATGATCCTCGCGAAGGACTGGTACACCCACCCCGACGAGAGCTTCCCCTCCCTGTGGGGGCTCAACGGACTCTACGGCAGTGAGGAGCACAGTGCCTGGCTGCCGAAGGACCGCGGCGATGCCCTGACCCACTACGCCGACAAGAACATCAACGTGGTCCTGCCGGTCGGCGGCTACGCCTCCTTCTACACCGACTGGGAGAAGCCCGACCTGGGCGCCCAGCTGAACTGGGAGACCTTCCTGACCAAGGAACTGCCCGGCCTGCTCGCCCGGGACATGCGGTCCAACAACCACCGCGGCATCATGGGCGTGTCCATGGGGGCCACGGCCTCCATGCTGCTCGCCGAACGGCACCCGGACCTGTTCCAGTTCGCCGGGTCGATGTCCGGTTTCCTGGACACCACCTCGCCCGGCATGCCCGAGGCCATCGGCACGGAGATGCAGACCTACGGCCGGACCGCGACGAACATGTGGGGACCGTACTACTCGCAGGGCTGGCGTGACCACGATCCGAAGCTGATGATCGGCAACCTGCGCAACACCGCCGTCTTCGTCTCCGCCGGCACCGGGGTGCCCTACCCGGGGGAGGGCTACGGTGACCCGTCGATCGACCAGATCAACCAGGCGACGGAGGCGGTCGCCCGGCTCAACGCGCAGACCTTCCTCACCCAGGCGGCGTTCGCCGGGGTGAAGGTGCAGTCCAACCTGCGGCCGGCGGGCTCGCACAACTGGATGTCGTGGCAGAAGGACCTGGAGACGGCGTGGCCGCTCATCGCCTCCTCGCTGGGGATCGAGGAGTAA
- a CDS encoding alpha/beta hydrolase-fold protein, with protein MLAPVTAVALVLPMVAPASAEPADPSVTATVDADTRADDAQGTTPRAETGNIAPPAGSRDADLDPGPAPERQVLAEEINPDVPGLPDGVEVTRIEWMESRWARVSITSPAMNGEVQKVQIHLARDWYSSPDRTFPSIWMLGGMWGSDKENGWSYKTDAVDFFADKNVNLVLPVGGSGSFYSDWEQPDNGKYYRWETFLTEELPPVLAQWRTEEDHRAIVGLSMGGTSAFNLAARHPDMFDSVGSFSGYLDTTSPGMPLVLGNTMKGAGFDATRMWGPYYSKNWREHDPKLSVRKLKGKLLYVSSGTGFPGNNDKPDALPNEKEMVARMSSQTFANAAALSGVDVHTVWRPDGTHSWPYWEYEIKQMWPLIAEKWGIPTEDTAADCVVEGKFKEAVDRDRRRDLGDCITNVYDGPRGGKIQDFRDGRIFLAPGQDTAYAQWGRTGALYSSMGGPDSWLGYPLREEGRLENGAWVRYEGGRIHHTSTYGTFAVKSDVVSAWGRKDYEHGLGYPTSAETEVPGGGARQNFENGVIFRSSDGTVASVEGEIGERYLTELGGPEGSLGYPTNDQRSDLADGGSFSRFDRGLIYNSPSTGVHLMYRGPLYEAWRSEGFEHPEGLGYPVTDEVMLSDGAREATFQRGTIRVDRFGKATVTRTAR; from the coding sequence GTGCTGGCGCCTGTCACTGCTGTCGCGCTCGTGCTCCCGATGGTGGCCCCGGCCTCGGCCGAACCTGCTGATCCGTCGGTGACTGCCACCGTGGACGCGGATACCCGGGCTGATGATGCCCAGGGGACTACGCCGCGCGCGGAGACCGGCAACATCGCACCGCCTGCCGGCTCCCGTGACGCGGATCTTGATCCGGGCCCGGCTCCGGAACGTCAGGTTCTGGCAGAAGAGATCAACCCCGATGTCCCGGGACTTCCGGACGGGGTCGAGGTCACCAGGATCGAATGGATGGAGAGCCGGTGGGCGAGGGTCTCGATCACGTCGCCGGCGATGAACGGCGAGGTGCAGAAGGTACAGATCCATCTTGCCCGTGACTGGTACTCCAGTCCGGACCGGACATTTCCGTCGATCTGGATGCTCGGCGGTATGTGGGGAAGCGATAAGGAGAACGGCTGGTCCTACAAGACCGATGCCGTGGACTTCTTCGCGGACAAGAACGTCAACCTCGTGCTTCCGGTCGGCGGCTCCGGGTCCTTCTACTCTGACTGGGAACAGCCCGACAACGGTAAGTACTACCGGTGGGAGACTTTCCTGACAGAGGAGCTTCCCCCTGTCCTGGCACAGTGGCGTACCGAGGAAGACCACCGTGCGATTGTCGGGCTCTCCATGGGCGGCACCAGTGCCTTCAATCTCGCAGCACGGCACCCCGACATGTTTGATTCCGTCGGGTCGTTCTCGGGTTATCTCGACACGACCAGCCCGGGCATGCCTCTGGTCCTGGGAAACACGATGAAGGGTGCGGGCTTTGACGCCACCAGGATGTGGGGTCCGTACTACTCGAAGAACTGGCGGGAGCACGATCCGAAGCTCAGTGTCCGGAAGCTGAAAGGAAAACTCCTCTACGTCTCGTCGGGAACCGGTTTCCCGGGGAACAACGACAAGCCCGACGCGCTGCCGAATGAGAAGGAGATGGTGGCCCGGATGAGTTCCCAGACTTTCGCGAACGCGGCGGCACTGTCGGGCGTCGATGTTCACACGGTATGGCGTCCGGACGGGACGCACAGCTGGCCCTACTGGGAATACGAGATCAAGCAGATGTGGCCCCTCATCGCCGAGAAGTGGGGAATACCGACCGAGGACACGGCTGCGGACTGCGTCGTGGAAGGGAAGTTCAAGGAGGCGGTCGACCGGGATCGTCGACGTGATCTCGGTGACTGCATCACCAACGTGTACGACGGGCCCCGCGGCGGCAAAATCCAGGATTTCCGGGACGGGCGGATCTTCCTCGCACCGGGGCAGGATACGGCCTATGCGCAGTGGGGCCGGACCGGTGCCCTCTATTCGTCGATGGGTGGTCCGGATTCCTGGCTCGGCTATCCGCTGCGTGAGGAAGGCCGCCTCGAGAACGGAGCATGGGTGAGGTATGAGGGTGGCCGTATCCACCACACCTCGACCTACGGAACGTTCGCGGTGAAGAGCGACGTTGTCTCTGCCTGGGGACGCAAGGACTATGAGCACGGGCTGGGTTACCCGACCTCCGCGGAGACGGAGGTTCCCGGCGGCGGTGCCAGGCAGAACTTCGAGAACGGTGTGATCTTCCGTTCCTCGGACGGCACGGTCGCCAGTGTCGAGGGTGAGATCGGTGAGCGCTACCTGACTGAGCTCGGAGGCCCCGAAGGCTCACTCGGCTATCCCACCAATGACCAGCGATCGGACCTCGCTGACGGTGGCTCGTTCAGCCGGTTCGACCGTGGTCTGATCTACAACAGCCCGTCTACCGGAGTCCACCTGATGTACCGGGGACCGCTCTACGAGGCCTGGCGTAGTGAGGGATTCGAGCACCCGGAGGGTCTCGGCTACCCGGTCACGGATGAGGTGATGCTCTCCGACGGCGCCCGGGAAGCCACCTTCCAGCGTGGAACCATCCGCGTCGACCGATTCGGAAAGGCCACGGTAACGCGGACGGCACGGTGA
- a CDS encoding cutinase family protein: MKKLLTVLAAIILVVILIIGFGTWLGDRGRDDHGGNAGGPTPTETPEQPASCPAYEVAAAPGTWESNADDDPFNPTANPNSLLLNVTRPLQEKYGSVDGPSDGANGGVKVWTLPYAAQFRNIGALGEMSYDDSRTEGQNRLSAELSATHGECPGTRFILVGFSQGAVLTGDLATDIGNGNGPVPAENIAGVSLIADGRREDGKGDLVGSKEAGGIGAEIALSSVGALVQPIVPGASMRGPRPQDFGALQDRTKQFCAPADLVCSAPRDVGNAIQRANDLVAANKVHAEYATNGGVVPDETVPAWIVGWAEDLVDSGR; this comes from the coding sequence ATGAAGAAGCTCCTGACCGTGCTCGCGGCCATCATCCTCGTCGTCATCCTCATCATCGGATTCGGCACGTGGTTGGGCGACCGCGGACGCGACGACCACGGTGGCAACGCCGGTGGCCCGACACCCACGGAGACCCCCGAACAGCCGGCGAGCTGCCCGGCCTACGAGGTGGCCGCCGCGCCGGGCACGTGGGAGTCCAACGCCGACGACGACCCGTTCAACCCGACGGCCAACCCGAACTCCCTGCTGCTCAACGTCACCCGCCCGCTGCAGGAGAAGTACGGGTCGGTCGACGGCCCCAGCGACGGCGCGAACGGCGGGGTGAAGGTCTGGACGCTGCCCTACGCAGCCCAGTTCCGCAACATCGGCGCGCTCGGCGAGATGAGCTACGACGATTCCCGTACCGAGGGCCAGAACCGCCTGTCCGCCGAGCTGTCGGCGACCCACGGCGAGTGCCCGGGGACCCGTTTCATCCTCGTCGGCTTCAGCCAGGGTGCCGTACTCACCGGCGACCTCGCCACCGACATCGGCAACGGTAACGGCCCGGTGCCCGCGGAGAACATCGCGGGCGTCTCGCTTATCGCGGACGGACGCCGCGAAGACGGCAAGGGCGACCTGGTCGGTAGCAAGGAGGCCGGCGGGATCGGCGCGGAGATCGCACTGAGTTCGGTGGGTGCGCTGGTGCAGCCGATCGTGCCGGGGGCCTCGATGCGCGGCCCGCGGCCGCAGGACTTCGGCGCCCTGCAGGACCGCACCAAGCAGTTCTGTGCCCCGGCCGACCTGGTGTGCAGTGCCCCCCGCGATGTCGGCAACGCGATCCAGCGGGCCAATGACCTGGTGGCGGCGAACAAGGTGCACGCCGAGTACGCCACGAACGGTGGCGTCGTCCCGGACGAGACGGTGCCGGCATGGATCGTCGGTTGGGCGGAGGACCTCGTCGACAGCGGCAGGTGA
- a CDS encoding FadD32-like long-chain-fatty-acid--AMP ligase translates to MELSDAMSQFYDDKGSIVIPDQVTLPTMNEMLFAMAQMEGATDAPLLSFHDYSQSREGEVVTWSRAEVNTRIKAVCVRLQQVTTRGDRVAILANNSPEYLFGFLGAMYAGTVPVPLYDPTEPGHGAHLTAVLGAAAPTVVLTNRHAASAVRGFFADTPAKERPRILTVDALPDSLADDWVNPMVAAMSNPELASANLADTTAFLQFTSGSTRTPAGVVLTHRNIVSNVLQVFQAGQLQFPMRLVNWLPLHHDMGIILASFCLILGIRQDLMSPRDFIQDPARWIRQLADDGTGDNVYSGVPNFALELSSRYADPSQRADLADVDLSHVEGIINGAEAVSLQSVDRFDEVFGPYGFRRVAMRPSYGLAEATVLVTTPQTADRPRPGIFDREKLAEGTATTVEADAATALPIMSVGEPGPSEVIVLVDPATGQELPEGTVGELWIHGPNVAAGYLDREDETEETFRNSLPAASRLAEGSRAGDAPEDNWLRTGDLATIVDGQLYITGRIKDLVVIAGRNHYPQDIEGTAQDATDQIATGVLAAFSVAPGAGATDGSDVEELVIIAERDPEADPSGDADAVAAVTTAVTAAHGVQPSEVRIVAPNSIPRSSANKIARRVAAKVWAEGAFA, encoded by the coding sequence ATGGAACTCAGCGATGCGATGAGCCAGTTCTACGACGACAAGGGCAGCATCGTGATCCCCGACCAGGTCACCCTGCCCACCATGAACGAGATGCTGTTCGCCATGGCGCAGATGGAGGGGGCGACGGACGCACCGCTGCTCAGCTTCCACGACTACTCCCAGTCCCGCGAGGGCGAGGTCGTCACCTGGTCCCGCGCCGAGGTCAACACCCGGATCAAGGCGGTGTGCGTCCGCCTGCAGCAGGTGACCACCCGCGGCGACCGGGTCGCCATCCTCGCGAACAACAGCCCGGAGTACCTCTTCGGCTTCCTCGGTGCGATGTACGCCGGCACGGTCCCCGTGCCGCTCTACGATCCGACCGAGCCGGGCCACGGCGCCCACCTCACCGCCGTCCTCGGCGCGGCCGCCCCGACGGTGGTGCTGACGAACCGGCACGCCGCCTCCGCGGTGCGCGGGTTCTTCGCCGACACCCCCGCCAAGGAGCGCCCCCGCATCCTCACGGTGGACGCCCTGCCCGACTCGCTCGCCGACGACTGGGTCAACCCGATGGTCGCCGCGATGTCGAACCCGGAGCTTGCCTCGGCGAACCTCGCGGACACGACCGCCTTCCTCCAGTTCACCTCCGGCTCGACCCGTACCCCCGCCGGCGTGGTGCTGACCCACCGCAACATCGTCTCGAACGTGCTGCAGGTCTTCCAGGCCGGCCAGCTCCAGTTCCCGATGCGGCTGGTGAACTGGCTGCCGCTGCACCACGACATGGGTATCATCCTCGCCTCGTTCTGCCTGATCCTCGGCATCCGCCAGGATCTCATGAGCCCGCGCGACTTCATCCAGGACCCGGCCCGCTGGATCCGCCAGCTCGCCGACGACGGCACCGGCGACAACGTCTACTCGGGCGTGCCGAACTTCGCCCTGGAACTGTCCTCCCGCTACGCCGACCCGTCGCAGCGCGCCGATCTCGCCGATGTCGACCTCAGTCACGTCGAGGGCATCATCAACGGTGCCGAGGCCGTCAGCCTGCAGTCCGTCGACCGCTTCGACGAGGTCTTCGGCCCCTACGGTTTCCGCCGCGTCGCCATGCGCCCGTCCTACGGCCTGGCCGAGGCGACGGTGCTGGTCACCACCCCGCAGACCGCCGACCGGCCCCGCCCGGGCATCTTCGACCGCGAGAAGCTCGCCGAGGGCACCGCCACCACCGTCGAGGCGGACGCCGCCACGGCCCTGCCCATCATGTCCGTCGGCGAGCCCGGCCCCTCCGAGGTCATCGTGCTCGTCGACCCGGCCACCGGGCAGGAACTGCCGGAGGGCACCGTCGGCGAACTGTGGATCCACGGCCCGAACGTCGCCGCCGGCTACCTCGACCGCGAGGACGAGACCGAGGAGACCTTCCGCAACAGCCTGCCCGCCGCGTCCCGGCTGGCCGAGGGCTCGCGCGCCGGGGACGCCCCCGAGGACAACTGGCTGCGTACCGGTGACCTCGCCACCATCGTCGACGGCCAGCTCTACATCACCGGCCGGATCAAGGATCTCGTCGTCATCGCGGGCCGCAACCACTACCCGCAGGACATCGAGGGCACCGCGCAGGACGCCACCGACCAGATCGCCACGGGTGTCCTCGCCGCCTTCTCCGTCGCCCCGGGTGCCGGTGCCACGGACGGGTCGGATGTCGAGGAGCTCGTCATCATCGCCGAGCGCGATCCGGAGGCCGACCCGTCCGGCGACGCGGACGCCGTGGCGGCCGTGACGACCGCGGTGACCGCGGCCCACGGCGTCCAGCCGAGCGAGGTGCGCATCGTCGCGCCGAACTCGATTCCGCGGTCGTCGGCGAACAAGATCGCCCGCCGGGTGGCGGCGAAGGTGTGGGCGGAGGGCGCGTTCGCCTGA